A window of Paenibacillus polygoni contains these coding sequences:
- a CDS encoding YwiC-like family protein, with translation MKQNKIVIPHEHGGWAMISVPFLFGVMAGTPRFSHILLFIAWLFLYLASYPLLQAIKRKKQRTHLLKYAVIYGVIAIAALLYPLIDKPQLFYFGIPFLILLSVNIWHVKKKAERAILNDFCAIVIFSLGGAASYLYAGGSWDAEMLTIVLYNLLYFMGTALFVKTIFRERGNSAWEKAAKIYHILILFIPFILGQPWMVLPYIFPLVRAFLYAGKSMKPMKAGILEVIGALQFIIISWFVY, from the coding sequence ATGAAGCAGAATAAAATAGTGATTCCTCATGAACATGGGGGATGGGCCATGATTAGTGTTCCGTTCTTATTTGGCGTGATGGCAGGGACACCTCGCTTTAGCCATATTCTTTTATTTATAGCGTGGTTGTTCTTGTACTTAGCTTCGTATCCTTTATTACAGGCGATAAAAAGAAAAAAACAGCGGACACATTTATTAAAATATGCCGTCATTTATGGCGTAATTGCTATAGCAGCGCTCCTGTATCCTCTTATTGACAAACCTCAATTATTTTATTTCGGAATCCCATTCCTGATCTTATTAAGTGTGAACATATGGCATGTTAAGAAGAAAGCGGAACGAGCTATTTTGAATGATTTCTGTGCCATTGTGATCTTTTCCTTGGGAGGAGCTGCATCTTACTTGTATGCAGGCGGTTCCTGGGATGCAGAGATGCTGACCATTGTGCTCTATAACTTACTTTACTTCATGGGAACAGCGCTGTTCGTGAAAACGATATTTCGAGAAAGAGGCAATTCAGCTTGGGAGAAAGCAGCTAAAATCTATCATATATTGATTCTGTTCATTCCATTTATATTAGGTCAACCTTGGATGGTCTTACCTTATATTTTCCCGCTGGTGCGTGCGTTTCTGTACGCTGGGAAATCCATGAAGCCCATGAAAGCAGGAATTCTGGAGGTGATTGGAGCATTACAATTTATTATCATCTCGTGGTTCGTGTATTGA
- a CDS encoding MarR family winged helix-turn-helix transcriptional regulator produces MKMDEKQFENYVDTFVQRTQSISINMQSIQKEFFKASSITPDQFNLMNVINTTEHCTSSFLAKALNVKKSSITAIVNRLTDKGLIKREFNEKDKREVFLELTEEGQNKLSEEKEKILEILKPLRNNLTVEEIEKLNLYLSMIDTQLNLVKKDIIKHEI; encoded by the coding sequence ATGAAAATGGATGAAAAGCAATTTGAAAACTACGTCGATACGTTTGTTCAGAGAACTCAATCAATATCAATTAATATGCAATCTATACAAAAGGAATTTTTTAAAGCGAGCAGTATTACCCCTGACCAGTTTAATTTAATGAATGTCATTAATACTACTGAGCATTGCACATCGAGTTTTTTAGCTAAAGCGCTTAATGTCAAAAAAAGCTCTATCACTGCTATAGTGAATCGCTTAACTGATAAAGGCTTAATTAAACGTGAGTTTAATGAGAAAGATAAACGAGAGGTTTTCCTTGAATTAACAGAAGAAGGACAGAACAAATTATCTGAAGAAAAGGAGAAAATATTAGAAATATTAAAACCTTTAAGAAATAACCTCACTGTTGAAGAAATAGAGAAATTAAACCTGTATTTATCTATGATTGATACGCAATTGAATCTAGTTAAGAAGGATATAATTAAACATGAAATTTAA
- a CDS encoding alpha/beta hydrolase, translating into MIFNKIGLFAVAQVSFILTGFTLIVYALGIYTKMNRNFKSIVLRIGIWISLIVLISVTAFLLIFVISPKPVTLYLQSTNGAENTYNVQPSTTKIIDGKYQLTSNIQYGEKYPRSNLNIITPNGQFDEKRPTYFYVHGGGFIMGDSMQGDPNAESANNATLYHYEKMIDQGYNVVTINYALAPQYVHPTPVIQLTEAVQFMQKNGDKFGINMDDVVFAGGSSGGYIVTEFTTIQANPKFAKEVGIDPIIELKNIKALVLESSPFDANRGHRTVKESVFTDYVFGQSLAAYINEPVISSDKEKLELLNLIPKATSNFPPTFISDGNTGTFADQAEDYYHQLKELGVKTDLYIPDINEGEEGHGFMVQNIESIAAQTYLERKFDFLDSLD; encoded by the coding sequence ATGATCTTTAATAAGATTGGATTATTTGCAGTTGCACAAGTTTCATTTATATTAACAGGATTTACACTAATTGTTTATGCCTTAGGGATCTATACGAAAATGAATCGAAATTTCAAATCGATAGTGTTGAGAATTGGTATATGGATTTCTCTAATCGTTTTAATTTCGGTTACTGCATTTTTATTAATTTTTGTAATTTCTCCAAAACCAGTTACTTTATATTTGCAAAGTACTAATGGGGCAGAAAATACTTACAATGTACAGCCATCAACAACCAAAATTATTGATGGTAAATATCAGTTGACTAGTAATATTCAATACGGAGAAAAATATCCACGAAGTAATTTAAATATCATTACACCAAATGGTCAATTTGACGAAAAGCGTCCAACATATTTTTATGTTCATGGTGGCGGCTTTATAATGGGAGACTCAATGCAAGGAGATCCTAACGCAGAATCGGCCAATAATGCTACGTTATACCATTATGAAAAAATGATTGATCAAGGTTATAACGTAGTAACAATAAACTACGCATTGGCTCCTCAATATGTACACCCAACACCTGTCATACAATTAACTGAAGCTGTGCAATTCATGCAAAAAAATGGAGATAAATTCGGTATTAATATGGATGACGTAGTCTTTGCCGGTGGTAGTTCTGGAGGATATATAGTTACAGAATTTACAACAATCCAAGCAAACCCTAAGTTTGCAAAAGAAGTGGGAATTGATCCCATTATTGAACTAAAGAATATTAAAGCTTTAGTATTAGAATCATCCCCGTTTGATGCGAATCGCGGCCATAGAACGGTAAAAGAAAGTGTATTTACTGACTATGTCTTCGGTCAAAGTTTGGCTGCGTATATCAATGAGCCGGTGATCAGCAGTGATAAAGAAAAATTAGAGCTTCTAAATTTAATTCCAAAAGCGACGAGTAATTTTCCTCCAACCTTTATTAGTGACGGGAACACTGGTACATTTGCAGACCAGGCGGAGGATTATTATCACCAATTAAAAGAACTTGGGGTTAAAACCGACTTGTACATTCCTGATATAAATGAAGGTGAAGAAGGTCATGGTTTTATGGTGCAAAATATTGAGAGTATAGCAGCGCAAACTTACCTTGAAAGAAAATTTGATTTTCTAGATAGTTTAGATTGA
- a CDS encoding DUF4367 domain-containing protein, which translates to MFNYIVLVLMVMINVSGHNEWVNIDQTEEKVIKSYENRSGLKITLPTFLPYNIKKTETKDISKEQIEVRYYGFEAGDQILLSISKENKKFDRIKHYDGASYAKKLFLKGEVPAILLTRDYKSLTFVHSGIQYIITDFTGRPLDDQEIQKIADSML; encoded by the coding sequence TTGTTTAACTACATAGTACTCGTATTAATGGTGATGATAAACGTATCAGGACATAACGAATGGGTGAACATTGATCAAACTGAAGAGAAAGTTATCAAGTCATATGAAAATCGGAGTGGGTTAAAAATAACTCTTCCTACGTTTCTTCCTTACAATATAAAAAAAACTGAAACAAAAGATATCAGTAAAGAACAAATAGAAGTCCGATATTATGGATTTGAGGCAGGAGATCAAATATTATTAAGCATTAGTAAAGAGAATAAAAAATTTGATCGTATTAAGCATTATGATGGAGCTTCCTATGCAAAGAAATTATTCTTAAAAGGAGAAGTTCCAGCTATTTTGTTAACTAGAGATTATAAAAGCTTAACTTTTGTTCACTCAGGAATACAGTATATAATTACTGATTTTACAGGAAGGCCACTTGATGATCAGGAAATCCAAAAAATAGCGGATTCAATGCTATAA
- a CDS encoding anti sigma factor C-terminal domain-containing protein: MKNKKNKLIIGGLFFTTLMAIGIVFNTPTLKAENPALNSDEFTISDRINTSEKELKILEENTNQEIEALISLDGQHEVEIAKAISTETGIEIEAMYHAYTYEDEVISGGFILEEDQTIEDAVVKYEDDLKTMLVNQIENYEEEVSLKERSLILEQNPNAEKAQEEQRSVEAKKELIHVFKERLNELNNDGLKIYGLKVKGTGENLLKLKSQEEVRLVEKVTGDNENWKPINTVTSEVQN, translated from the coding sequence ATGAAAAACAAAAAAAATAAACTGATTATAGGAGGTCTATTTTTTACTACTCTAATGGCAATTGGAATCGTATTTAATACACCAACTTTAAAGGCAGAGAATCCAGCTCTTAATTCAGATGAATTCACAATTAGTGATAGAATTAATACTTCAGAGAAAGAGCTGAAAATACTAGAAGAGAACACGAATCAAGAAATAGAGGCATTAATCTCCTTAGATGGACAGCATGAAGTTGAAATTGCTAAAGCGATTTCAACTGAAACGGGAATAGAAATCGAAGCAATGTATCATGCATACACGTATGAAGACGAAGTAATCAGCGGTGGATTTATTTTAGAAGAGGACCAAACAATTGAAGATGCAGTGGTTAAATATGAAGATGATCTCAAAACTATGCTTGTAAATCAAATTGAAAATTATGAGGAAGAAGTTTCTCTAAAAGAAAGATCACTTATATTAGAACAAAATCCCAATGCAGAAAAAGCACAAGAGGAACAACGTTCTGTGGAAGCAAAAAAAGAACTTATTCATGTATTTAAAGAGAGATTGAATGAACTTAACAATGACGGACTAAAAATATATGGCTTAAAAGTAAAGGGAACTGGTGAAAATCTTTTAAAATTAAAGTCACAGGAAGAAGTTAGATTAGTAGAAAAAGTAACTGGAGATAATGAAAATTGGAAACCAATTAACACGGTTACGTCGGAGGTACAAAATTAA